In Papaver somniferum cultivar HN1 chromosome 1, ASM357369v1, whole genome shotgun sequence, a genomic segment contains:
- the LOC113358436 gene encoding protein MAIN-LIKE 1-like — translation MRMNANFIQLLQLFEKMHEYSWGTAMLAHSLKELRKASKAARNQIGGNMGFLQSWIYLHFPVFAKRDFENKEWDREHYGDQYNCRSKPKKQKMDFLNLRRQLDNLTTNDVVFDPYKKDLGKGKGKKVGCKEQSEYCGPLFHPRGYVMYNPTRVARQCGYVQKIPKAHKMFNINWTKTKSYDNDIFIVHKPLPSCDYWDDRAFHRYPLDGPSRADGETIPGYIPWYLKVSHTRVIQVDERPKIKDKDTALDYLVLIVTQL, via the coding sequence atgaggatGAACGCCAACTTTATCCAGCTGTTGCAACTATTTGAAAAGATGCACGAATACTCTTGGGGCACTGCCATGCTTGCACACTCGTTGaaggagttgagaaaggcttctaaGGCAGCCAGGAACCAAATCGGAGGGAATATGGGTTTTCTGCAGTcgtggatatatttgcacttcccaGTATTTGCTAAAAGGGATTTTGAGAACAAGGAATGGGACAGAGAGCATTATGGAGACCAGTACAACTGCAGAAGTAAGccgaagaaacaaaaaatggatTTTCTGAATTTGAGACGCCAGTTAGACAACTTGACGACGAATGATGTTGTCTTTGATCCTTACAAGAAGGATTTGggtaaaggaaaaggaaagaaggttGGGTGCAAAGAGCAAAGTGAATATTGtgggcctttgtttcacccaagaggatatgtaatgtacaacccgacgAGAGTTGCAAGACAATGCGGTTATGTACAAAAAATCCCAAAGGCGCACAAGATGTTCAACATCAATTGGACAAaaaccaaatcatatgataatgatattttCATTGTTCACAAGCCTTTACCATCATGTGATTATTGGGACGACAGAGCGTTTCACAGATATCCTTTGGATGGTCCATCTCGAGCAGATGGCGAGACAATTCCGGGTTACATACCGTGGTACCTCAAAGTTTCGCACACTCGAGTGATACAAGTAGATGAGAGGCCCAAGATAAAGGACAAAGATACGGCTCTCGATTACTTGGTGCTTATTGTTACtcaattatga